One Asticcacaulis sp. MM231 DNA segment encodes these proteins:
- a CDS encoding nitrate/nitrite transporter: MISKDFLKSGHTPTLFSSFLYFDMSFMVWVLLGALGVQIAKTLGLTPAEKGFMVAVPILSGALLRLVNGFLVDRIGPKTTGTIAQLIVISGLLTAWLMHINSYGSVLALGVVLGMAGASFAVALPLASRWYPPKYQGIALGIAGAGNSGTVFASLFAPTLAKMFGWSSVFGLVAIPLILTFIIYQLLAKDSPDQPPAKTGAQYLNIFKSPDAWWFMFFYGVTFGGFVGLSSSLNIFFNVEYGIEPIHAGFFTAACVFAGSLVRPIGGALADRIGGIRTLSVMYTVAALALIVLSFGMPTVWTAMGVLILGMGAMGMGNGAIFQLVPQRFRNEMGVMTGLVGMCGGIGGFYLAASLGLAKQATGSYQIGLLGFAGLALVALAGLTYVKKRWRTTWHVFGATEAKI, encoded by the coding sequence ATGATCAGCAAAGACTTCCTCAAGTCGGGGCATACCCCCACCCTCTTCTCCTCGTTTCTCTACTTCGACATGAGCTTCATGGTCTGGGTATTGCTGGGCGCGCTCGGCGTCCAGATCGCCAAGACGCTTGGCCTGACGCCGGCCGAAAAAGGCTTCATGGTCGCCGTCCCCATCCTCTCCGGTGCCCTGCTCCGTCTCGTCAACGGCTTTCTGGTTGATCGCATCGGCCCCAAGACAACCGGCACCATCGCCCAGCTTATCGTCATTAGCGGCCTGCTGACGGCCTGGCTGATGCACATCAATTCCTACGGCAGCGTGCTGGCGCTTGGCGTCGTGCTCGGCATGGCTGGCGCGTCTTTCGCCGTCGCTTTACCGCTGGCGTCGCGCTGGTATCCGCCGAAATATCAAGGCATTGCCCTGGGCATCGCTGGCGCCGGCAACTCCGGTACGGTCTTCGCCTCTTTGTTTGCCCCGACGCTTGCCAAGATGTTCGGCTGGTCCTCGGTCTTCGGTCTGGTCGCCATTCCGCTGATCCTCACCTTCATTATCTACCAGTTGCTGGCCAAGGATTCGCCCGACCAGCCGCCTGCCAAGACCGGCGCGCAATATCTCAACATCTTCAAATCGCCCGACGCCTGGTGGTTCATGTTCTTCTATGGCGTCACCTTTGGTGGCTTCGTCGGCCTGTCGTCCTCGCTCAACATCTTTTTCAACGTCGAATACGGCATTGAGCCGATCCACGCCGGTTTCTTCACCGCCGCTTGCGTCTTCGCCGGTTCGCTGGTGCGTCCCATAGGCGGCGCGCTCGCCGATCGCATCGGTGGCATCCGCACACTTTCGGTGATGTACACCGTCGCGGCGCTCGCCTTGATTGTCCTCAGCTTCGGTATGCCAACCGTCTGGACCGCCATGGGTGTGCTGATCCTCGGCATGGGTGCCATGGGTATGGGCAATGGCGCGATCTTCCAGCTTGTGCCGCAGCGTTTCCGCAATGAGATGGGCGTCATGACCGGCCTTGTCGGTATGTGCGGCGGCATCGGCGGCTTCTATCTCGCCGCATCGCTCGGTCTGGCCAAGCAGGCCACCGGCAGCTATCAGATCGGCCTTCTCGGCTTTGCCGGACTGGCCCTGGTGGCGCTTGCCGGCCTTACCTACGTCAAGAAACGCTGGCGCACCACCTGGCACGTCTTTGGCGCCACCGAAGCCAAGATTTAA
- a CDS encoding molybdopterin-dependent oxidoreductase, translated as MFESAATITTKTTCPYCGVGCGVKAVLNGGRLLTVKGDEHHPANLGRLCSKGTALGNTFGLEGRLLEPKMRQDGQLEAVTWDEALDTVAHTFNAIIDEHGPDAVAFYVSGQLLTEDYYAVNKLAKGYIGTANIDTNSRLCMSSAVAAHKQAFGADLVPGTYEDLELADLLVFSGHNAAWTHPVLYRRVEAREGQMRICIDPRRTDTAKACDLHLMIKPQTDVRLWNGLCAHLIARDALDHDFIDQHTQGYSRLMAALCEDDQSLDAIAQDCGISPADLKTFYDAFLHTEKTVSLFSMGSNQSSQGVHKGLALINAHLLSGKIGKPGAAPFSITGQPNAMGGREVGGLANMLAAHMDFDDASKALVQRYWESPTIAPKPGLKAVDMFEAVRQGKIKAIWIMATNPMVSMPDTNKIHEALSRCELVVVSDVMARTDTMNMAHIQLPAAAWGEKDGTVTNSERVISRQRRMTALPGSVRPDWSIIADVARRMNSSWDAAFSWKGPHDVFAEHAGLTAFENTGHSEKGQRFLNLSGLKDLCRDDYNALTPTRWPVTKAGSTHRLFANGRFATPNGRARLIAPKATGPANATSPDFPFSLNSARVRDHWHTLTRTALAPELNRHISEPRLDIHPKDAKRLGIRDGRLAIITTAYGEAILKARVTDDVREGNLCVPMHWTKQFAPFGRSNQMVNPAVDALSGQPEFKHTPAGVAAYNEVWHGFFMTPRDFDGELPEFGDAVWRRSSHAYADCFEISGVAPMDISAIEMTQSLDDVTTGLTRRVRIEEGRLTRALFIAPIDKRLPPRDWLLERFGDLVLDSKDRAALLIGRLPGVQDKGRIICACRSVGEKTINAAIAEGALTVEAIGEATTAGTSCGSCKGELKQCLLTYAKKETADAA; from the coding sequence ATGTTCGAGTCCGCCGCCACCATTACGACGAAAACAACCTGCCCCTATTGCGGGGTTGGCTGCGGTGTGAAGGCGGTCCTGAACGGTGGCCGTCTGCTCACGGTCAAGGGCGATGAACATCATCCCGCCAACCTCGGCCGTCTGTGCTCGAAAGGCACGGCGCTTGGCAATACCTTCGGGCTCGAGGGGCGACTGCTTGAGCCGAAAATGCGTCAAGATGGCCAGTTAGAAGCCGTCACATGGGATGAAGCGCTCGACACGGTGGCACACACCTTCAACGCCATCATCGATGAACACGGCCCCGACGCGGTGGCCTTCTATGTCTCCGGACAATTGCTGACCGAAGACTATTACGCCGTCAACAAGCTGGCCAAGGGCTATATCGGCACCGCCAATATCGACACGAACTCGCGTTTGTGCATGTCATCTGCCGTGGCGGCCCACAAGCAGGCCTTTGGCGCCGACCTCGTGCCCGGCACCTACGAAGACCTCGAACTGGCTGATTTACTGGTCTTTTCCGGCCATAACGCTGCCTGGACGCATCCGGTGCTCTATCGTCGCGTCGAGGCCAGAGAAGGCCAGATGCGTATCTGCATCGACCCCAGACGTACCGATACCGCCAAAGCCTGTGACCTGCACCTGATGATCAAGCCGCAGACCGATGTGCGGCTGTGGAATGGCCTGTGCGCCCACCTGATCGCGCGGGATGCGCTCGATCACGACTTCATCGACCAGCATACGCAAGGCTATTCGCGCCTGATGGCTGCGCTTTGCGAAGACGATCAGAGCCTGGACGCCATCGCCCAAGATTGCGGCATCTCGCCGGCTGATCTCAAAACCTTTTACGACGCCTTCCTGCATACTGAAAAGACGGTCAGCCTGTTCTCGATGGGCTCCAACCAATCGAGCCAGGGCGTTCACAAGGGACTGGCCCTGATCAATGCCCATCTGCTGTCCGGCAAGATCGGCAAGCCGGGCGCCGCGCCCTTTTCGATCACCGGCCAGCCTAACGCCATGGGTGGCCGCGAGGTCGGCGGACTGGCCAATATGCTGGCCGCGCATATGGATTTCGATGACGCCTCAAAGGCACTGGTACAACGCTATTGGGAGTCCCCCACCATCGCACCGAAGCCTGGCCTAAAGGCGGTCGATATGTTCGAGGCGGTCCGTCAGGGCAAGATCAAGGCCATCTGGATCATGGCCACCAATCCCATGGTCTCCATGCCGGACACCAACAAGATCCACGAGGCGCTGTCCAGGTGCGAACTGGTCGTGGTCTCCGATGTCATGGCGCGTACCGACACCATGAACATGGCGCATATCCAGCTTCCCGCCGCCGCCTGGGGCGAAAAGGACGGCACGGTCACCAATTCCGAACGGGTCATCTCGCGCCAGCGCCGCATGACCGCCCTGCCCGGCAGTGTGCGCCCGGATTGGTCCATCATCGCCGACGTCGCCCGTCGCATGAACAGCAGCTGGGACGCCGCCTTCTCCTGGAAAGGGCCACATGACGTCTTTGCCGAGCACGCCGGCCTGACCGCTTTTGAAAACACCGGGCACTCTGAAAAGGGACAGCGTTTCCTGAACCTAAGCGGACTCAAGGATTTATGCCGTGACGATTACAACGCCCTGACGCCCACCCGCTGGCCTGTCACCAAGGCTGGCAGCACACATCGTCTGTTCGCTAATGGCCGTTTCGCCACGCCCAACGGTCGCGCCCGCCTGATCGCGCCCAAGGCCACCGGCCCTGCAAATGCGACGTCGCCAGACTTCCCTTTCAGCCTCAATAGCGCCCGTGTCCGCGATCATTGGCATACCCTGACCCGCACGGCTCTGGCGCCGGAGCTGAACCGTCACATCAGCGAACCCCGGCTTGATATCCATCCGAAGGACGCCAAACGCCTCGGCATCAGAGATGGCCGTCTGGCCATTATCACCACGGCCTATGGCGAAGCCATCCTGAAAGCCCGCGTCACCGACGATGTGCGCGAAGGCAATCTTTGCGTGCCGATGCACTGGACGAAGCAGTTTGCCCCTTTTGGGCGCTCAAACCAGATGGTCAATCCGGCGGTCGATGCCCTGTCCGGCCAGCCGGAATTCAAGCACACGCCGGCAGGCGTGGCGGCCTATAACGAAGTCTGGCACGGCTTTTTCATGACGCCACGCGATTTCGATGGGGAACTGCCTGAATTCGGAGATGCCGTCTGGCGGCGCTCCAGCCACGCCTATGCCGATTGTTTCGAAATCTCCGGCGTAGCCCCGATGGACATATCGGCGATCGAGATGACCCAAAGTTTGGACGATGTGACCACCGGCCTGACCCGCCGCGTCCGTATCGAGGAGGGTCGCCTGACCCGTGCTCTTTTCATCGCGCCCATTGATAAACGCCTGCCGCCGCGCGACTGGCTGCTGGAGCGCTTCGGCGATCTTGTCCTTGATTCAAAAGACCGCGCCGCCCTGCTGATCGGCCGCCTGCCCGGCGTGCAGGATAAGGGCCGGATCATCTGTGCCTGTCGCAGTGTCGGCGAAAAGACCATCAACGCCGCCATCGCCGAAGGCGCGCTCACCGTGGAGGCCATCGGCGAAGCGACAACCGCCGGCACGTCCTGCGGATCGTGCAAGGGCGAACTCAAACAATGCCTGTTGACATACGCAAAAAAGGAAACCGCCGATGCCGCATAA
- the nirD gene encoding nitrite reductase small subunit NirD, which produces MNAPVNLNVMINWTDVGAAIEVAPQSARRVETGLGAIAVFRTVADEYYAVFDKCPHKGGPLSEGIVHGRAIACPLHNWSISLESGEALGADAGKGCTPTVPLKIEEGRILLGLNF; this is translated from the coding sequence ATGAATGCCCCAGTAAACTTAAATGTCATGATCAACTGGACGGATGTCGGCGCGGCGATCGAGGTCGCGCCGCAAAGCGCCCGCCGCGTCGAGACCGGCTTGGGCGCCATCGCGGTCTTCCGCACCGTCGCCGACGAATACTACGCCGTCTTCGACAAGTGTCCGCACAAAGGTGGACCCTTATCCGAAGGCATCGTCCACGGCCGCGCCATCGCTTGCCCGCTGCACAATTGGTCGATCTCGCTGGAGTCAGGTGAGGCCTTGGGCGCCGACGCCGGCAAGGGCTGTACCCCGACCGTGCCGCTGAAAATCGAAGAGGGTCGCATTTTACTCGGCCTGAATTTCTAA
- a CDS encoding ABC transporter substrate-binding protein, with product MTDLKIAYNPLNDAALVLVAEALGFYDSEGLSVTLSREANWSNIRDKLAYGLIDAAHILAPMPFAAALGLGPSMGRVIAPMALGANGNSVVVSSVLKARLEDAGDLHKTLLGSGRLLAREVERRRKEGLGRLVFAVPFTWSPHHFVLRHWVASAGLDPERQLQWIVVPPSRMADMLRDGVIDGFCSGSPWPQTAQLNGQGEILFSDPDYWTLKPEKVLGVRAAWAEAHPAETIGLTRALLRAALWASDPANSEDLIRILARRSYVNAPWKAIEQALAAGGSGLILDPERATFPWISHAKWFLGQLVKWGMLTPEHDFDQLARHVYRPDLWREAAASLGLNCPEADEKTEGGQAAGWEIPAKPHNIVMPANELFDGGVFRCG from the coding sequence ATGACAGACCTGAAAATCGCTTATAACCCGCTGAATGATGCTGCCCTGGTGCTGGTCGCCGAAGCGCTCGGCTTCTATGACTCCGAAGGCTTAAGCGTCACGCTCAGCCGTGAGGCCAACTGGTCAAATATCCGCGATAAGCTGGCCTATGGTCTGATAGACGCCGCCCATATCCTGGCCCCCATGCCGTTCGCCGCCGCCCTGGGCCTTGGTCCCTCCATGGGGCGCGTCATTGCGCCCATGGCTCTGGGTGCCAACGGTAATTCGGTCGTGGTGTCATCCGTACTGAAAGCCCGCCTCGAAGACGCTGGCGACCTGCATAAGACCCTGCTCGGCAGCGGCCGCCTGCTGGCGCGCGAAGTGGAGCGCCGGCGCAAGGAGGGCCTCGGTCGTCTGGTCTTTGCCGTGCCGTTTACCTGGTCGCCGCACCACTTCGTCCTGCGGCACTGGGTGGCCTCAGCCGGTCTCGATCCCGAACGGCAACTGCAGTGGATCGTGGTTCCCCCCTCGCGCATGGCCGATATGCTCAGAGACGGGGTGATCGACGGTTTCTGCTCAGGCTCACCCTGGCCGCAAACCGCGCAATTGAACGGTCAGGGCGAAATCCTCTTTTCCGATCCCGATTACTGGACGCTCAAGCCTGAAAAGGTATTGGGCGTGCGCGCCGCCTGGGCCGAAGCCCATCCGGCTGAGACCATTGGCCTGACCCGCGCCCTCTTGCGCGCGGCGCTTTGGGCCAGCGATCCGGCCAATAGCGAGGACCTGATACGCATCCTGGCCCGGCGCTCGTACGTCAACGCGCCGTGGAAAGCGATCGAGCAGGCGCTAGCCGCCGGGGGATCAGGCCTGATCCTCGATCCCGAACGCGCCACCTTCCCATGGATTAGCCATGCCAAGTGGTTCCTGGGCCAGCTTGTCAAATGGGGCATGTTGACGCCAGAGCACGATTTCGACCAGTTGGCGCGCCATGTCTACCGCCCGGACCTGTGGCGTGAAGCCGCCGCGTCTCTCGGCCTAAACTGTCCGGAGGCCGATGAAAAAACCGAAGGCGGCCAGGCCGCCGGCTGGGAGATTCCGGCCAAACCGCACAATATTGTCATGCCTGCCAATGAGTTATTCGATGGCGGAGTGTTTCGCTGCGGTTAA
- the cobA gene encoding uroporphyrinogen-III C-methyltransferase — MPHNGFVSLVGAGPGDIDHVTLGALKALQTAQALLYDALVSEDILSLAPQRCVKICVGKRGDRLSVSQDKTNALMVRLAQKGLQVVRLKGGDPSVFGRVEEERLYLEQHGIDHKTLPGVTAASAAAAQFSFPLTHRGEARSVTFLTGRTKDGAIDLRHESLNDPMASLVFYMSSHNAAHIESSLLKAGRSKQTPVVIIENAGRPEGQMRTGALDDLARLVDHAAFSGPVLLGVGSAFGYARQTLVQRQVLPVATRSGMR, encoded by the coding sequence ATGCCGCATAACGGTTTTGTCTCTTTGGTGGGGGCCGGTCCCGGCGACATTGATCATGTGACGCTCGGTGCGCTAAAGGCGCTGCAAACGGCGCAGGCCCTGCTGTATGACGCGCTCGTCTCCGAAGATATCCTCAGTCTGGCGCCGCAAAGATGCGTCAAGATCTGCGTCGGCAAGCGCGGCGATCGGCTCAGCGTCTCGCAGGACAAGACCAATGCCCTGATGGTCAGGCTGGCCCAAAAGGGGCTGCAGGTGGTGCGGCTGAAAGGTGGCGATCCGTCTGTCTTCGGTCGCGTCGAGGAAGAACGCCTCTATCTCGAACAGCACGGCATCGACCACAAGACCTTGCCGGGCGTCACCGCCGCGTCCGCCGCCGCCGCACAGTTTTCATTCCCCCTCACCCATCGCGGCGAGGCACGCTCAGTCACCTTCCTGACCGGCCGCACCAAGGATGGCGCCATCGACCTGCGCCATGAGAGCCTCAACGACCCGATGGCCTCACTGGTTTTCTATATGTCGTCCCATAACGCCGCGCATATCGAATCAAGCCTGCTGAAGGCCGGACGCTCAAAGCAAACGCCGGTCGTCATCATCGAAAATGCTGGCCGTCCTGAGGGACAGATGCGGACGGGCGCCCTTGATGACCTTGCCCGCCTTGTCGATCATGCAGCCTTCTCAGGCCCGGTTTTGCTGGGCGTGGGTTCGGCCTTTGGCTATGCCCGTCAAACACTTGTTCAGCGTCAAGTCCTACCCGTAGCGACACGCTCTGGCATGAGGTGA
- a CDS encoding glycoside hydrolase family 35 protein, giving the protein MTTRRSFLTGTTAVLAAGGLAPLSPAQAANARFTSDDAHFLLDGKPFQILAGEMHYPRIPRACWRDRMQKLKAMGLNTLTTYVFWNAHEPKPGHFDFADNLDIAAYIRMAQEEGLWVNLRPGPYVCAEWDGGGFPAWLLPTPDIQPRSTDPRYFKPVEAWLKRLGKELSPLLIDKGGPIIMTQVENEYGAFGKDQVYLQQQMKALRAAGFSGLLYTADPSEYFANGSIPGLVGGINFGTMAKAEKEFVDRAKVRPTGPYMCSELWGGWFDSFGRIHETMPTQPLIDSLKWMLENKYAISFYMLHGGTSFGFTAGANWNKDGYQPQISSYDYDALLDEAGRPTPKYMAVQALFKAYLPADTFAPMPAAEKAISLPRFRLKESASLDQLLPSSIKAATPQTLEALGQNNGLVLYRHTLKNDANGQLHFEDVRDYALVKINDKALGALDRRYNETGLNVAARSGDMLDILVDTMGHCNYGKNIGKDQKGLIGQARLGDAPLTDWEHFRLPLDTLAALRFTAAPTDGPAFYRAHFSLTEVGYTFLDMRGWGKGHVWINGHNLGRYWSVGPQQALFVPASWLKAGENEVIVLDLHPGSDRSLAASPKQIWDLPGSGI; this is encoded by the coding sequence ATGACAACGAGACGCTCATTCCTCACAGGTACAACCGCTGTTCTCGCCGCCGGTGGCCTTGCGCCCCTGTCGCCGGCCCAGGCGGCGAACGCACGGTTCACGTCGGATGACGCGCACTTCCTGCTGGATGGCAAGCCCTTCCAGATCCTGGCCGGAGAAATGCACTATCCGCGCATCCCAAGAGCCTGCTGGCGCGATCGTATGCAAAAGCTGAAGGCCATGGGCCTCAACACCCTGACCACCTATGTCTTCTGGAATGCGCATGAGCCAAAACCCGGCCATTTCGATTTCGCCGACAATCTGGATATCGCCGCCTATATCCGCATGGCCCAGGAAGAGGGACTGTGGGTCAACCTGCGTCCTGGCCCCTATGTTTGCGCGGAATGGGATGGCGGCGGTTTCCCGGCCTGGCTGTTGCCGACACCGGATATTCAGCCGCGCTCGACAGATCCCCGCTATTTCAAGCCGGTGGAGGCCTGGCTCAAACGGCTGGGTAAGGAACTCAGCCCCCTGCTGATTGACAAGGGCGGGCCGATTATCATGACCCAGGTGGAAAACGAATACGGCGCCTTTGGCAAGGATCAGGTTTATCTGCAACAGCAGATGAAGGCCTTGCGCGCGGCCGGCTTCTCCGGCCTGCTCTATACCGCCGATCCGTCCGAATATTTCGCCAATGGTTCCATTCCCGGCTTGGTCGGCGGGATCAATTTCGGCACCATGGCCAAGGCGGAAAAGGAATTTGTCGATCGCGCCAAGGTGAGACCCACAGGCCCTTACATGTGCTCCGAGCTGTGGGGCGGATGGTTTGATTCCTTCGGCCGGATCCATGAAACCATGCCGACGCAGCCGCTCATCGACAGCCTGAAATGGATGCTGGAAAACAAATACGCCATCAGCTTCTACATGCTCCACGGCGGCACGTCCTTTGGCTTTACCGCAGGCGCCAACTGGAACAAGGATGGCTATCAGCCGCAAATTTCCAGCTACGACTATGACGCCCTGCTCGACGAAGCCGGTCGTCCGACGCCGAAATATATGGCGGTTCAGGCCTTGTTCAAAGCCTACCTGCCCGCCGACACCTTCGCCCCGATGCCGGCGGCGGAAAAGGCGATCAGCCTGCCGCGCTTCCGCCTGAAGGAAAGCGCGTCCCTGGATCAGCTTCTGCCATCGTCCATAAAAGCCGCCACCCCGCAGACGCTCGAAGCCCTTGGCCAAAACAATGGCCTTGTCCTCTATCGCCATACCCTCAAGAACGATGCGAACGGCCAGCTTCACTTTGAGGATGTGCGTGACTATGCCCTCGTCAAAATAAACGATAAGGCGCTGGGGGCTCTCGACAGACGCTATAATGAGACAGGCCTTAATGTTGCCGCCCGCTCAGGGGATATGCTCGACATTCTGGTCGATACAATGGGGCATTGTAACTACGGTAAGAATATCGGTAAGGACCAGAAAGGCCTGATTGGCCAGGCCAGGCTCGGTGACGCGCCCCTGACCGACTGGGAGCACTTTCGCCTTCCGCTCGACACGCTTGCCGCCTTACGCTTTACCGCTGCCCCGACAGACGGACCTGCCTTCTATCGCGCGCACTTTAGCCTGACGGAGGTCGGTTATACCTTCCTCGATATGCGCGGCTGGGGCAAGGGTCACGTCTGGATCAACGGACACAATCTGGGCCGTTACTGGTCGGTTGGCCCGCAGCAGGCTTTGTTCGTGCCCGCCAGTTGGCTCAAAGCAGGAGAGAACGAGGTCATTGTCCTCGACCTGCATCCCGGCAGTGATCGCAGCCTCGCGGCCTCGCCCAAGCAAATATGGGACTTACCCGGCTCCGGGATTTAA
- a CDS encoding EAL domain-containing protein gives MSSAAAFSRLYCHLSVWLTGAEPSSTDALPNSKLVDDAFATTMRTSMCYFLVFAGIYFTINTVFYRVAGDPGLIPSVSLATLILCVIFWAYNRQRASVVRLEMTGHIVGFAFIGNALLDIVMQYQSIKLMYLVLLVPAFAVSGVRPRVIYTTSLASIAGMLAATYWFDRAQMINCGWVAFTSLVVAVGLSRVTRSAMLRAVKLKINSDQNRDKAVLLAANDSLTGLPNRRAFLKALDEHLDQDSAFYLGLVDLDGFKPINDIYGHSSGDQVLVEVSRRLKARCGQQATVARLGGDEFAVIIPGLDEPGLRALGDAMCAALAEPYTLNNETAYLSASIGFTERVRGECNTSKLLERSDYALYEAKERSRGIAVLFDRGHEELIRSTKAVEQALRGIDRERELTLAFQPQYDLQDNRIFGFEALARWHSEKLGQVPPDVFIRAAERSGLITSLTPTLLTKALEAAASWPDDLRISFNLSARDLLSPKSVDRILEVVRASGVRPERIELEITETAMLTDFAQALKATSRLSDTGCRIALDDFGSGYTNFSYLNQIKVHTVKIDRSFVLALKQGDHAKKIIKSMIELAGNLGMEHVIEGVETAHELKVMRSVGARMIQGYMFGKPMPADDIAAYLSSQVPERFALRPSKLLSS, from the coding sequence ATGTCTTCAGCCGCGGCGTTTTCGCGTCTTTACTGCCACCTCAGTGTATGGCTAACGGGGGCGGAGCCGTCTTCTACAGATGCCCTGCCGAATAGCAAACTTGTTGACGATGCTTTTGCGACGACCATGCGCACGAGCATGTGCTATTTTCTTGTTTTCGCCGGCATATATTTCACGATCAACACCGTCTTCTATCGTGTGGCAGGTGATCCAGGCCTTATTCCGAGTGTTTCCCTTGCGACCCTGATTCTTTGCGTTATCTTCTGGGCTTACAATCGTCAGCGGGCTTCTGTTGTCAGACTGGAAATGACCGGACACATTGTGGGCTTTGCCTTTATTGGCAACGCGCTTCTCGACATTGTCATGCAATATCAGTCGATCAAACTGATGTACCTGGTACTGCTGGTGCCGGCCTTCGCCGTCTCCGGCGTCCGTCCACGCGTAATCTACACCACTTCACTGGCGTCGATCGCGGGCATGCTTGCAGCCACCTATTGGTTTGACCGTGCACAGATGATAAACTGTGGATGGGTCGCCTTCACCAGCCTCGTCGTCGCGGTCGGCCTGTCACGCGTGACACGGTCAGCCATGTTGCGCGCCGTCAAACTGAAAATAAACTCCGACCAAAATCGCGACAAGGCTGTGCTGCTCGCCGCCAACGACTCCCTCACAGGCTTGCCCAATCGTCGCGCTTTTCTCAAAGCCCTCGACGAACATTTGGACCAGGACAGCGCCTTCTATCTGGGACTGGTGGACCTCGACGGGTTCAAGCCCATCAATGATATCTACGGGCACAGCTCAGGCGACCAGGTTCTCGTCGAAGTCTCCAGACGCCTTAAGGCACGCTGTGGCCAGCAGGCAACCGTGGCGCGCTTGGGCGGCGATGAATTTGCCGTCATTATTCCGGGCTTAGACGAGCCAGGTCTGCGCGCCCTTGGAGACGCCATGTGTGCGGCCTTGGCCGAACCGTACACTCTGAATAATGAAACCGCCTACTTGTCAGCCTCCATAGGCTTTACCGAGCGGGTCCGAGGTGAATGCAACACGTCGAAGCTCCTTGAACGGTCCGATTACGCCCTTTATGAAGCCAAGGAGCGTAGCCGTGGCATCGCCGTTCTGTTTGACCGAGGTCATGAAGAGCTCATCCGCTCCACAAAAGCGGTTGAACAGGCCCTTCGTGGCATTGATCGTGAACGGGAGCTGACTCTGGCCTTCCAGCCGCAGTACGACCTTCAGGACAACAGAATTTTTGGCTTCGAGGCGCTCGCACGGTGGCATAGCGAAAAGCTGGGACAGGTCCCACCCGATGTGTTTATACGCGCCGCTGAGCGGTCCGGGCTCATCACCAGCCTCACGCCAACCCTGCTGACCAAAGCGCTCGAAGCCGCCGCCTCGTGGCCGGATGACCTGCGCATTTCTTTCAATCTGTCGGCGCGGGACCTGCTCTCGCCCAAGTCGGTCGACAGGATCCTTGAGGTCGTGCGCGCCTCTGGCGTCCGCCCCGAACGGATAGAGTTGGAAATCACCGAAACGGCCATGTTGACAGACTTCGCCCAGGCCCTGAAAGCCACGTCGCGTCTCAGCGATACGGGCTGCCGGATCGCGCTTGACGACTTCGGATCTGGCTACACGAACTTCAGTTACCTGAATCAGATCAAGGTCCATACGGTCAAGATAGATCGCTCCTTTGTTCTGGCGCTGAAGCAGGGCGACCATGCCAAGAAAATCATCAAATCCATGATTGAACTGGCCGGAAATCTCGGCATGGAACATGTCATTGAGGGCGTTGAAACCGCACATGAGCTGAAGGTCATGCGGTCGGTTGGCGCAAGGATGATACAGGGCTATATGTTCGGCAAGCCGATGCCGGCGGACGACATCGCCGCGTACCTCTCCAGCCAGGTCCCTGAGCGCTTCGCACTGCGACCTTCGAAACTCTTAAGCAGCTGA